GTGTTACTGCGCTGGCGTCACCCTACCGCCGGAGAGATTCCGCCGGATGCTTTTATCCACTATGCCGAAGCGCAGCAGCTTATCGTACCGTTAACACAGCATCTGTTCGAGCTGATCGCCCGCGACGCCCCCACCCTACAGGAGGTGATGCCCGTCGGCGCTAAATTTGGTATTAACATCGCGCCAGAGCATCTGCACAGCGACAGTTTTAAAGAAGATATTCATCGGCTGAGGAACGCTCTGCCCGCGCACCACTTTCATATCGTGCTGGAAATCACTGAACGCGATATGCTTCATCAACAGGAAGCGGTAAAACTGTTCGAATGGCTGCATTGCGCCGGATTTGAGATTGCCGTGGATGATTTCGGTACAGGCCATAGCGCTCTGATCTATCTGGAACGATTTACTTTAGATTATCTGAAAATTGATCGCGGCTTTATCCAGGCGATCGGCACTGAAACCGTCACGTCGCCGGTTCTGGATGCTGTACTGACTCTTTCTCACCGCCTGAATATGCTAACGGTAGCCGAAGGGGTAGAAACGCCGGAACAGGCTCGCTGGCTACGCGAGCGTGGTGTTAATTACTTACAGGGGTACTGGATTAGTCGCCCTCTTCCGCTGAAAGATTTCGTTTTGTGGATGTCGGCGCCTTCTGTGCCTGAATGGTAACAACCTGACGGGTTTAATGGATTCACATCAGACGCAACGTCACTTATTATTCAGCGAGACGCCTGCCGGTTTGCAGCAGACGATACGATAAGGAAACGGCCTCCAAGATGATTGCGCGCGTACTGCTTCTGCTTGTCGCACTGGTTAGCGCTGGCGCCCAGGCGCAGGAAATTAAAGAAAGCGACGCTTTTGCCGTACTCGGCGAGCCTAAGTATGCTTTCAATTTCGAAAGCTTCGATTATGTGGATCCTGCCGCGCCAAAAGGTGGCCAAATAACGCTTTCCGCCATTGGCACGTTCGATAATTTCAATCGCTACTCGCTACGCGGTAATCCCGGCGTACGTACTGAAGCCCTCTACGATACGCTTTTTACCACCTCCGATGATGAACCCGGCAGTTATTACCCGCTGATTGCCGATCATGCCCGCTATGCCGCCGACTATTCCTGGGTGGAAATTACGATTAATCCCCGCGCCCGTTTTCACGATGGCACGCCCATTACCGCCCGCGATGTCGCCTTTACTTTTCATAAGTTTATGACAGAAGGCGTCCCGCAATTTCGCCTGGTCTATAAAGGCACCACCGTGAAGGCGATTGCACCTTTAACCGTAAGAATCGAGCTGGCGAAACCCGGGAAAGAGGATATGCTTAGTCTGTTTACATTACCGATTATGCCGGAAAAGTTCTGGAAATATCACAAACTCAGCGATCCACTTTCGACGCCCCCCTTAGCCAGTGGGCCATACCGGATTACCCAGTGGAAAATGGGTCAGTACATCGTTTATTCACGCGTTAAAAACTACTGGGCGGCTAATCTGCCGGTCAATCGTGGGCGCTTTAACTTCGACACTATCCGTTACGATTACTATCTTGATGACAACGTCGCCTTTGAAGCGTTTAAAGCTGGCGCATTTGATCTCCGTCTGGAAAACGATGCCAAAAACTGGGCGACACGCTATATCGGTAAAAACTTCGACAACCATTACATCATTAAAGAAGAGCAGAAAAACGAGTCGGCGCAGGACACGCGCTGGCTGGCATTTAACATTCAGCGCCCGGTGTTTAAAGACCGTCGCGTACGTGAAGCCGTCACCCTGGCTTTCGATTTTGAGTGGATGAATAAGGCGCTGTTCTACAATGCCTGGAGTCGAACCAACAGCTACTTCCAGAACACCGAGTATGCCGCCAGAAACTACCCTGACGCCGACGAACTGGTGTTACTCGCGCCGATGAAAAAAGATCTTCCTCCTGAAGTCTTCACTCAAATCTATCAACCGCCGGTATCTAACGGCGACGGTTACGATCGTGAAAATCTTCTCAAAGCGGACGCTTTGCTAACACAGGCCGGATGGGTGATCAACGGACAGCAACGGGTCAATCGCGTTACCGGTAAGCCCCTGACGTTTGAACTTCTCCTTCCCGCCAGCAGCAACAGTCAGTGGGTTCTGCCCTTCCAGCACAATCTTCAGCGTCTGGGCATTACGATGACTATCCGCCAGGTTGATAATTCTCAGCTCACCAATCGGATGCGTAGCCGCGACTATGACATGATGCCACGATTATGGCGAGCAATGCCCTGGCCCAGTTCCGATCTACAAATCTCATGGGCGTCGGAATACATTAACTCCAGTTATAACGCTCCCGGCGTACAAAGCCCGGTGGTTGATAAACTGATCGCGCAAATTATCGCGGCGCAGGGTGATAAAGCGAAACTGGTACCGCTGGGGCGGGCGCTGGATCGCGTACTGACCTGGAACTATTACATGCTGCCGATGTGGTATATGGCGCAAGACAGGCTCGCCTGGTGGGATAAATTCTCCCATCCGGCGATTCGTCCGGTATATACCCTCGGGTTAGATACCTGGTGGTATGATGTTAACAAAGCCGCCAAACTGCCAGCAGCCAGGAGGTAGCGAGAATCAATGGGCGCCTATCTTATTCGCCGTCTGTTACTGGTGATCCCTACGCTATGGGCCATTATTACCATTAACTTTTTTATCGTGCAGATCGCTCCCGGCGGCCCTGTCGATCAGGCGATTGCCGCGATTGAATTTGGTCAGGGCAGCGCGTTGCCAGGCGCTGGCGGCGAAGGCGTTCGCGCCAGCCATGCGCAAACCGGCGTCGGCAATATCAGCGACAGCCATTACCGCGGCGGTCGCGGGCTTGATCCGGAGGTGATCGCGGAGATCACCCATCGCTACGGCTTCGACAAACCGCTGCATGAGCGTTATTTCAAGATGCTACGGGACTATCTCTCTTTTGACTTCGGCGACAGTCTGTTTCGCAGCGCGTCCGTGCTAACGCTTATCAAAGATAGTCTTCCCGTCTCCGTTACCTTAGGTTTATGGAGTACGCTGATTATTTATCTGGTGTCAATCCCGCTGGGGATTCGCAAAGCCGTCCATAACGGTAGCCACTTTGATGTATGGAGCAGCGCGTTTATCATTATCGGTTATGCGATCCCTGCCTTCCTGTTCGCTATTTTATTAATCGTCTTTTTTGCCGGCGGCAGCTACTACGATATCTTCCCGCTGCGCGGTCTGGTGTCCGCCAACTTCGATACATTACCGTGGTACCAGAAAATCACCGACTATTTATGGCATATTACGCTACCGGTGCTGGCGACCGTCATTGGCGGTTTTGCCGCCCTGACAATGCTGACGAAAAATGCGTTTCTGGATGAAGTACGTAAACAGTATGTCGTTACCGCACGCGCCAAAGGTGTTAGCGAAAAGAACATTCTCTGGAAACACATTTTTCGTAACGCCATGCTGCTGGTTATCGCCGGTTTTCCCGCCACCTTTATCAGCATGTTTTTCACCGGTTCGCTGCTGATTGAAGTGATGTTTTCACTTAACGGACTGGGGCTCCTGGGCTACGAGGCCACCGTATCGCGCGACTATCCGGTGATGTTTGGTACGCTTTATATCTTTACCCTGATTGGCTTATTACTGAATATCCTGAGCGATATCAGCTATACGCTGGTCGATCCACGCATTGATTTTGAGGGACGATAATGCCGCGATTAAGCCCGGTCAATCAGGCCCGCTGGGCGCGTTTCCGCCATCATCGCCGGGGCTACTGGTCGCTATGGATTTTCCTGGCCGTGTTCAGCCTGAGCTTGTGCGCGGAACTGATTGCTAACGATAAACCGTTACTGGTGCGCTATGAAGGTCAGTGGTATTTTCCACTGGTGAAAAATTACAGTGAACGTGACTTCGGCGGCCCGCTGGCGACAAAAGCAGATTATAAGGATCCCTGGCTACAACAGCAGCTTGAGAATCGGGGGTGGGTATTGTGGGCGCCTGTTCGTTTTGGCGCTAATACCATTAACTTTTCCACCACGCAACCCTTCCCCTCTCCGCCTTCGGCGAGCAACTGGCTGGGCACCGATGCAAATGGCGGCGACGTTTTCGCCCGTATTCTGTACGGCACCCGTATTTCTATTTTATTCGGCCTGATGTTAACGATCTGCTCCAGCGTCATGGGTGTGCTGGCGGGCGCACTGCAGGGCTATTATGGCGGCAAAGTCGATTTATGGGGGCAACGTCTCATCGAAGTCTGGTCGGGGATGCCGACCCTGTTTCTGATCATTTTACTTTCCAGCGTGGTACAGCCTAACTTCTGGTGGCTGCTGGCCATTACCGTACTGTTTGGCTGGATGAGTCTGGTGGGCGTCGTACGCGCTGAGTTTTTACGTACCCGCAATTTTGACTATATCCGCGCCGCGCAGGCGCTTGGCGTCAGCGATCGCGACATTATCCTGCGTCATATGTTGCCTAACGCGATGGTCGCCACCCTGACATTTTTACCGTTCATTTTATGCAGTTCTATCACCACCCTGACATCGCTGGATTTCCTGGGTTTTGGCCTGCCGCTTGGCTCTCCTTCTCTTGGTGAACTGCTCTTACAGGGGAAAAATAATTTACAGGCGCCCTGGCTGGGAATTACTGCCTTTCTGTCCGTCGCCATTCTGTTATCGCTGCTGATTTTTATTGGCGAAGCGGTACGCGACGCCTTTGATCCTGCTAAGGCGGTATAAGATGACATCACCATTGCTTGCGATTGAAAATTTATCGATAGGCTTCCGTCAGCAACAGAACGTACGCCCTGTTGT
The Salmonella bongori NCTC 12419 DNA segment above includes these coding regions:
- a CDS encoding extracellular solute-binding protein, with the protein product MIARVLLLLVALVSAGAQAQEIKESDAFAVLGEPKYAFNFESFDYVDPAAPKGGQITLSAIGTFDNFNRYSLRGNPGVRTEALYDTLFTTSDDEPGSYYPLIADHARYAADYSWVEITINPRARFHDGTPITARDVAFTFHKFMTEGVPQFRLVYKGTTVKAIAPLTVRIELAKPGKEDMLSLFTLPIMPEKFWKYHKLSDPLSTPPLASGPYRITQWKMGQYIVYSRVKNYWAANLPVNRGRFNFDTIRYDYYLDDNVAFEAFKAGAFDLRLENDAKNWATRYIGKNFDNHYIIKEEQKNESAQDTRWLAFNIQRPVFKDRRVREAVTLAFDFEWMNKALFYNAWSRTNSYFQNTEYAARNYPDADELVLLAPMKKDLPPEVFTQIYQPPVSNGDGYDRENLLKADALLTQAGWVINGQQRVNRVTGKPLTFELLLPASSNSQWVLPFQHNLQRLGITMTIRQVDNSQLTNRMRSRDYDMMPRLWRAMPWPSSDLQISWASEYINSSYNAPGVQSPVVDKLIAQIIAAQGDKAKLVPLGRALDRVLTWNYYMLPMWYMAQDRLAWWDKFSHPAIRPVYTLGLDTWWYDVNKAAKLPAARR
- a CDS encoding microcin C ABC transporter permease YejB; translation: MGAYLIRRLLLVIPTLWAIITINFFIVQIAPGGPVDQAIAAIEFGQGSALPGAGGEGVRASHAQTGVGNISDSHYRGGRGLDPEVIAEITHRYGFDKPLHERYFKMLRDYLSFDFGDSLFRSASVLTLIKDSLPVSVTLGLWSTLIIYLVSIPLGIRKAVHNGSHFDVWSSAFIIIGYAIPAFLFAILLIVFFAGGSYYDIFPLRGLVSANFDTLPWYQKITDYLWHITLPVLATVIGGFAALTMLTKNAFLDEVRKQYVVTARAKGVSEKNILWKHIFRNAMLLVIAGFPATFISMFFTGSLLIEVMFSLNGLGLLGYEATVSRDYPVMFGTLYIFTLIGLLLNILSDISYTLVDPRIDFEGR
- a CDS encoding ABC transporter permease, with product MPRLSPVNQARWARFRHHRRGYWSLWIFLAVFSLSLCAELIANDKPLLVRYEGQWYFPLVKNYSERDFGGPLATKADYKDPWLQQQLENRGWVLWAPVRFGANTINFSTTQPFPSPPSASNWLGTDANGGDVFARILYGTRISILFGLMLTICSSVMGVLAGALQGYYGGKVDLWGQRLIEVWSGMPTLFLIILLSSVVQPNFWWLLAITVLFGWMSLVGVVRAEFLRTRNFDYIRAAQALGVSDRDIILRHMLPNAMVATLTFLPFILCSSITTLTSLDFLGFGLPLGSPSLGELLLQGKNNLQAPWLGITAFLSVAILLSLLIFIGEAVRDAFDPAKAV